CAAACATTTTCACACTGTTTGGGAACCAGAACTGGCGCGCGAATATGTAGAAAATTTGAGGCGAGATTACACTTTTGACGATGTGTGCAAAATAGCAAAACAACAAATTGAGATTGAAAAACGTTACGACCAGAACAATTATCAACATAAAATCGTTTTTTTCGATACAGATTTAATTATTACCAAAGTTTGGTTGGAATACAAATACAAACAAGTTCCTGATTTTGTAACCGAAAGATTGAAGGAAAAATTTATTGATTTTTACCTTTTGCTTGAACCCGATATTGCTTGGCAACCCGATCCTGTTCGCGAACATGGAAATGACAGGGATTATTTTTTCAATTGGTACAAACAAGAAATAGAAAATCTGAACATTCCATATTCAATTATTAATGGATTGAATGAAAAAAGATTTCAAAACGCATTAAAAGCGATAAAAAAACGATTTAAGAATATATGAATACATTACAAAATAGCATTACGCAACTTTCCGATTACGAAAGTCTCAGATATTTTTGCCGTCAACAAGAAGAAAATCACCCGATGCCTTCTACTGATGTAATAAAGGAAATTGTAAAAACTCTTCGGGCAATTTTTTATCCCGGATATTTTGGCGATGCAAACGTAAATCCTGAAAATGTAAGTGAACACATCGAAAAAAACATCTATCAATTACATCAACTGCTTGTTCAACAAATCAAATCGGGCATCTGTTTTACAAATGAAAATCAGGACTATAAATGTCCGAAATTGGAAGAAAAAGCCGTTAAAATGTCCAACGAATTTATTGCGCAACTTCCCGAACTCAGAGACGTTTTGCATACCGACATAATTGCTGTTTATAATGGAGACCCTGCCGCAAAAAGTTACGGCGAAGTTATTTTTTGTTATCCTACAATTAAAGCCATTACCAATTATCGTATTGCCCACGCTTTGTTGAAATTGGAGGTGCCGATTATTCCGCGTGTAATTACGGAATTAGCACATTCCGAAACCGGAATTGACATCCATCCCGGCGCAACCATCGGAAAATATTTTATGATTGATCATGGAACAGGCGTAGTAATTGGCGAAACTTCTATTATTGGCGATAATGTACGTATGTATCAAGGAGTAACACTTGGCGCAAAAAGTTTTCCGTTAGATGAGAAAGGAAACCCTATAAAAGGAATTGACCGACATCCTAAAATTGGAAATAACGTCATAATTTATTCAAATTCCACTATTTTAGGAAATATAAAAGTAGGCGACGGCGCCATTATCGGAGGTAACTTATGGGTAGATACAGATGTTCCAGCAGGCGCAATACTTTCGCAGAAAAAACGGAACGAAGAGCTTGAAAAAGAAAAACATAAATCAAAAAAAAAAGAAAAAAAGCATAAAGATATAGAGGAAAAGAAATATTCGTTTCTTGGCATCTCTGAAAAAAGAGCAATACCGCCATTTAAACCTTGCAAAGATTGTAACAGTAAATATGGTTGTAAAAAATGCAGGGAAAAATACGAGAAAAAATACGGTGTAAAAATCGATAATAAAACCATCGGTAAATGACAGAATTTGAGATGATTGCCAAAACATTCAAAGGTTTGGAAGAAGTCCTTGCCTCTGAATTGGTTGCTTTGGGTGCAAATAATATCCAAATACAGCGTCGTGCGGTAAGTTTTACAGGTGATCAACGAATGCTTTACAAAGCCAATATGCATCTGCGAACGGCTTCACGTATTCTGAAACCTGTTTTCACCTTCAAAGCAAAACACGCCGATGAGGTGTATGATATTCTCAAAAAATTTGATTGGGAGAATTTTATGAATATAAATACTACTTTCTCAATCGATTCTACCGTTTTTTCCGAAGATTTTCATCACTCAAAATACGTTGCGTACCGTGTTAAAGATGCCATTGCCGATTATTTTTCCGAAAAGTACAAAAAACGTCCTTCAGTACGGCTGGAAAATCCACAACTGATGTTTAATATCCACGTAGCACATCATACTTGTACGCTTTCGTTAGACAGTTCCGGAGAATCTCTGCATAAAAGAGGTTATAAAAAAGCCAATACCGAAGCTCCTATCAATGAAGCATTGGCAGCCGGAATGATATTAATGAGCGGCTGGAACGGCGAAACCGATTTTATTGACCCGATGTGCGGTTCAGGTACACTTTTAATTGAAGCAGGATTGATTGCATTGAATATTCCGCCCGGAATTTTCCGTAAAGAATTTGCTTTTGAAAAATGGAGCGATTTCGACGAGGAACTTTTTGATGAAATATACAACGATGATAGTTGCGAACGTACTTTTAAATATAAAATTTATGGTTCTGATATTTCGCCTAAAGCAATAAATATTGCTGCTGAAAACATCAAAAGCGCAGGGCTAAATAAATATATTGAATTGAAAGTACAATCAGTACAACAAACGGAAATGCCGACACAACCTTGTTTGATGATAACAAATCCTCCTTACGGCGAGCGCATCAATCCTTCCGATTTATATGAAATTTATTCTGCATTGGGAAGAATACTGAAGCATAAATTTGCAGGAAATACAGCTTGGGTGATCAGTTCCGATGAAAAAGCTCTAAACAAAATAGGGCTAAAACCTTCAAAGAAAATACCGCTTCTTAATGGCGCGTTGGATTGTTTGTATTGCAAGTATGAGATTTTTACCGGAAAGAGGAACGAGTTTTTGGCAGAAAAAAGTAATTGAAATCAGTCCAATTCATCCAGCATTTTTTCCAATTCAGCGTCTATTTCGTGAAGTTGTTTTTTGCAAATATTAAGTAACTCCGCAACACGTTTTATTTCTCCTGAAATTTGTTTCATATCAACTCACGTCGTATATTTCATAAAAACGGCATCTTTCTTTTCTTTATTAATTTTAAAGTTAGTTAAAATTAAAATCAATTAAACCCTCATCGTGTTTCACTTTTAAGAAACAACTATTTCTCATCTCCAATTCTGAATTAAAAATGCAAGTACACATCTTAGACATTATTATTTTTTCCCTATATATGATTGCTATGTTGGGAGTTGGATTTTATTTTTTAAGAAAAAACAAATCGCATGATGATTACTATGTAGGAAGTCGTAAAATGAGTTCAATACACATCGGATTATCTGTTGTTGCAACCGATGTCGGCGGTGGATTTTCAATCGGATTGGGAGGATTGGGTTTTCTTATCGGGATTTCAGGGAGTTGGATGCTTTTTACAGGATTAATAGGAGCTTGGGTCAGCGCAGTTATTCTTATTCCAAAAATTTATCCTTTAGCAAAAAAACATAATTTTTTAAGTTTTCCGGAAGTACTTCGTCATCATTATAATGGAAAAGTGGCAATTATTGCCGGAATTATTTCGTTAATAGGTTACATTGGTTTTACAAGTTCGCAAGTACTTGCCGGAGCTAAATTAGCTGCAGCTACTTTTTCTGCTATTACTATTAATCAAGCAGTGCTTATAATGGGCGTTATTGTAATCGGATATACCGTATTAGGTGGGCTGAAAGCTGTAATTTACACTGATACCGTTCAGTGGATAATACTTATGGTAGGACTGATTGTAATTGGTATCCCGCTGGGTTATTATAAAGTTGGTGGTTGGGAAGCCATACAAACTTATTTGCCCGGCAAATTTCTATCGTTAAATAATATTTCTTTTATACAATTCTTCAATTGGTTTATTACTATTTTTCCTATTTGGTTTGTCGGGATGACTCTTTATCAACGAATATACGCATCTAAGGATGTGAAAACAGCTAAAAAAGCATGGTTATTAGCCGGTCTATTTGAATGGCCTGTAATGGCTTTTATGGGAGTAGTATTAGGTTTATTGGGTAGAGTAGCTTATGAACAGGGAATGTTTACCACTATTGGATACGCACCCGGGATGAATATTGATGAAGAAATTGCTCTTCCGCTTTTACTTACGCATATTTTTCCGGTAGGTTTAATGGGATTGCTTATATCTTCGTACTTTTCAGCTATTATGTCTACCGCCGATAGCTGTTTAATGGCTGCTTCGGGCAATTTCATTACTGATATTGCTAAATTAACTCAAAATAAAAAATCCAAAAGTATTTTGTATTCTCAATTAGCCACATTGATTATTGGAGTATTAGCCATTTTTCTGGCTACCATTATGCAAAATGTACTGGAATTAATGCTTTATTCTTATGCTTTTATGGTTTCGGGCTTATTCATCCCTGTATTGGGAACTATTTTTATAAAAAAACCTTCTTCCACAGCAGCTTTGGCATCTATGATTTCAGGCGGGGGAACAACATTGACTTTGATTTTATTAAACGTAAAATTGCCTCTTGGGTTAGATGAGAATTTCTTTGGAATTACTGTTTCTGCTATTGTCTTCCTTATATTTCAAAAGATTTTTAAAAAGAAAAATGATTTTCACAGCATTGTTAACTGAATGGTGTATTTCATCTGAAAGACTTTCAATCCAATTCATCCAGCATTTTTTCCAATTCAGCGTCTATTTCGTGAAGTTGTTTTTTGCAGATATTAAGTAACTCCGCAGCACGTTTTACTTTTCCTGAAATTTGCTCCATATCAACTTCAGCGTTATTCTCCAAGTCGGCAAGAATTTTTTCCAATTCCGTAACTGCTTCGGTGTATGTGGTTTTTTGTTTAGACATAAATTATTATGTTTGGTAGTTTGATGTTTGAATGTTTGGAGTTGTTGGAAATAATTGCTTCAGACTTCGGTTTCAAAAATCATTCATCTGAAAAATGCACTAATACGTGTCTGTATGAGTTAAAAATCTTCGATTTTGATACAAAACCCAAATATCGTTTTTGATCATCTACAACAGGTAAATTCCATGCTCCGCTATCTTCAAATAGCTGCATTACTTTCTCCATTGGCATATTTATGTTAATTACAGCAGGGGGTGATACCATTAGTTTTTGTACCGTAAATCGACTGTACAATTCGGGGCGAAACATAATATTCCTTACTTCATCGAGCAATACAATACCTAATAAACGCTGTGTATCGATATCTACAACCGGAAAAACATTTCGTCTTGAGCGCGAAATTATTCTTACAAGTGTACCAAGAGTCATTGTTGGGGTAAGTTCCGTCAAATCTGTTTCAATTACATTTTCCATTTTCAATAGCGTTAAAACAGCACGGTCTTTATGATGGGTTAGCAATTCTCCTTTTTGTGCCAAACGCATCGCATACAAACTGTGCGGCTCAAAAATAATAATTGTCAGGTAAGAAATTACCGAAACAATCATCAACGTCATAAACAGATTATAACCTCCGGTAAGTTCCGCTATAAGGAAAATGCCTGTAAGTGGCGCATGCATCACTCCTGACATTAATCCCGCCATTCCTGCCAATGCAAAATTTTCTGTGGGAGCATCAAAGCCAAAGTGTTTTAATACTGTGCTTACTATAAATCCTGTAATGCTTCCCATAAAAAGTGTGGGAGCAAAAATTCCGCCAACGCCACCGGGACTATTTGTAGCGGCTGAAGCAAAAATTTTGAAAATGATAATCAACAAAAGATAAATTACCAATACCCAAATACTGCTTCCGAAATTTAAAAAGAAACTACGATCAAGTACAGAATGAGCATCTCCATTCAACAATACATTGATGGTATCGTAACCCTCACCGTAAAGCGGTGGAAAAAAGAAAATAAGTATGCCTAATACGGCTCCTCCTAAAATTAATTTTTGTACCGGAGAATTTATTTTTCTAAACTGATTTTCTAAATAATTCATTCCGCGCGTAAAATAAAGCGAAACAAAACCACAAACAACTCCCAGTAATATAATATAAGGAATTCTGTCTACCTGAAAAGGAACATACGTGGTAAATTTAAACATGAAAGCATCGCCCGAAAGCAAATACGCCAATGATGTGGCTGTAATGGAAGATATTAACAAAGGAAGAATGGAAGTCATTGTCATATCCAGCATCAACACTTCAAGCGTAAAAACCAATCCTGCAATAGGTGCTTTAAAAATTCCTCCTATAGCTCCTGCTGCTCCGCAACCTACCAAAAGCATCAGCGTTTTTTGATTCAGCTTAAAAAATTTCCCCAAGTTGGAACCAATTGCAGAACCTGTAAGAACAATAGGCGCTTCAGCTCCAACCGAACCACCAAAACCAATGGTAAGGGCGCTTCCAACCATTGAGGTCCAAACATTATGAAGTTTAATGATGGATTTTCGCTGTGAAATAGCGTACAGAATACGTGTAATTCCGTGACTGATATTATCTTTTACCACGTATTTTACAAATAAATGTGAAAGAGTAATGCCGATAAATGGAAAAACCAAATACCAATAATTAACTTTATCTAAACTAAAATGACTGGTAAGTAAGTCTTGAATAAGATGAATGGTAGATTTAAGCAAAGAAGCAACAAGTGCGCCAAAAAGTCCTATTACAAAACTCAGTATAAGTATAAAATGCTTTTCGGCAATATGATTCTCACGCCACGCAATTACTTTC
The genomic region above belongs to uncultured Paludibacter sp. and contains:
- a CDS encoding NAD metabolism ATPase/kinase-like protein; this encodes MLKIAIIGPESTGKTELTERLAKHFHTVWEPELAREYVENLRRDYTFDDVCKIAKQQIEIEKRYDQNNYQHKIVFFDTDLIITKVWLEYKYKQVPDFVTERLKEKFIDFYLLLEPDIAWQPDPVREHGNDRDYFFNWYKQEIENLNIPYSIINGLNEKRFQNALKAIKKRFKNI
- a CDS encoding Serine acetyltransferase, plasmid (modular protein), which codes for MNTLQNSITQLSDYESLRYFCRQQEENHPMPSTDVIKEIVKTLRAIFYPGYFGDANVNPENVSEHIEKNIYQLHQLLVQQIKSGICFTNENQDYKCPKLEEKAVKMSNEFIAQLPELRDVLHTDIIAVYNGDPAAKSYGEVIFCYPTIKAITNYRIAHALLKLEVPIIPRVITELAHSETGIDIHPGATIGKYFMIDHGTGVVIGETSIIGDNVRMYQGVTLGAKSFPLDEKGNPIKGIDRHPKIGNNVIIYSNSTILGNIKVGDGAIIGGNLWVDTDVPAGAILSQKKRNEELEKEKHKSKKKEKKHKDIEEKKYSFLGISEKRAIPPFKPCKDCNSKYGCKKCREKYEKKYGVKIDNKTIGK
- a CDS encoding rRNA (Guanine-N(2)-)-methyltransferase, which translates into the protein MTEFEMIAKTFKGLEEVLASELVALGANNIQIQRRAVSFTGDQRMLYKANMHLRTASRILKPVFTFKAKHADEVYDILKKFDWENFMNINTTFSIDSTVFSEDFHHSKYVAYRVKDAIADYFSEKYKKRPSVRLENPQLMFNIHVAHHTCTLSLDSSGESLHKRGYKKANTEAPINEALAAGMILMSGWNGETDFIDPMCGSGTLLIEAGLIALNIPPGIFRKEFAFEKWSDFDEELFDEIYNDDSCERTFKYKIYGSDISPKAINIAAENIKSAGLNKYIELKVQSVQQTEMPTQPCLMITNPPYGERINPSDLYEIYSALGRILKHKFAGNTAWVISSDEKALNKIGLKPSKKIPLLNGALDCLYCKYEIFTGKRNEFLAEKSN
- a CDS encoding putative sodium:solute symport protein (Evidence 3 : Putative function from multiple computational evidences), giving the protein MQVHILDIIIFSLYMIAMLGVGFYFLRKNKSHDDYYVGSRKMSSIHIGLSVVATDVGGGFSIGLGGLGFLIGISGSWMLFTGLIGAWVSAVILIPKIYPLAKKHNFLSFPEVLRHHYNGKVAIIAGIISLIGYIGFTSSQVLAGAKLAAATFSAITINQAVLIMGVIVIGYTVLGGLKAVIYTDTVQWIILMVGLIVIGIPLGYYKVGGWEAIQTYLPGKFLSLNNISFIQFFNWFITIFPIWFVGMTLYQRIYASKDVKTAKKAWLLAGLFEWPVMAFMGVVLGLLGRVAYEQGMFTTIGYAPGMNIDEEIALPLLLTHIFPVGLMGLLISSYFSAIMSTADSCLMAASGNFITDIAKLTQNKKSKSILYSQLATLIIGVLAIFLATIMQNVLELMLYSYAFMVSGLFIPVLGTIFIKKPSSTAALASMISGGGTTLTLILLNVKLPLGLDENFFGITVSAIVFLIFQKIFKKKNDFHSIVN
- a CDS encoding Exonuclease VII small subunit, which gives rise to MSKQKTTYTEAVTELEKILADLENNAEVDMEQISGKVKRAAELLNICKKQLHEIDAELEKMLDELD
- a CDS encoding Cl-channel voltage-gated family protein; this encodes MDNSVWYSKVIAWRENHIAEKHFILILSFVIGLFGALVASLLKSTIHLIQDLLTSHFSLDKVNYWYLVFPFIGITLSHLFVKYVVKDNISHGITRILYAISQRKSIIKLHNVWTSMVGSALTIGFGGSVGAEAPIVLTGSAIGSNLGKFFKLNQKTLMLLVGCGAAGAIGGIFKAPIAGLVFTLEVLMLDMTMTSILPLLISSITATSLAYLLSGDAFMFKFTTYVPFQVDRIPYIILLGVVCGFVSLYFTRGMNYLENQFRKINSPVQKLILGGAVLGILIFFFPPLYGEGYDTINVLLNGDAHSVLDRSFFLNFGSSIWVLVIYLLLIIIFKIFASAATNSPGGVGGIFAPTLFMGSITGFIVSTVLKHFGFDAPTENFALAGMAGLMSGVMHAPLTGIFLIAELTGGYNLFMTLMIVSVISYLTIIIFEPHSLYAMRLAQKGELLTHHKDRAVLTLLKMENVIETDLTELTPTMTLGTLVRIISRSRRNVFPVVDIDTQRLLGIVLLDEVRNIMFRPELYSRFTVQKLMVSPPAVININMPMEKVMQLFEDSGAWNLPVVDDQKRYLGFVSKSKIFNSYRHVLVHFSDE